A portion of the Bacteroides faecium genome contains these proteins:
- a CDS encoding glycoside hydrolase family 2 protein, translated as MLVICLLSLYSLTSYAGYQPAYSTAGFYSLPNTGRTVFSMNPAWRFHKGKVEGAEQKNFDDKAWNVVSLPHGIEYLPVEASGCINYQGEIWYRKHFTPQDDWKDKQLFLHFEAIMGKSKVWVNGKLLKEYFGGFLPVVVDVTSALNFGEDNVITVWADNSDDPAYPPGKTQETLDFTYCGGIYRDCWMIVHNRVFVTDPNYEDEVAGGGLFVSYDKVSRQSTLVNLDIHIRNTSGKFFNGKVSYELFDRDNRLVLSTEKRLSVSNDRAAKVSSRLKVEAPRLWSPDNPYLYQLHVYVKDKAGNVVDGYRRRIGIRSIEFKGKDGFWLNGEPYPYPLIGANRHQDYAVIGNALPNSLHWRDAKKLRDAGLRVIRNAHYPQDPAFMDACDELGLFVIVNTPGWQFWNDEPVFAQRVYSDIRNMIRRDRNHPCVWMWEPILNETWYPAEFARNVVDILNKEYPYPYCYAGCDVTARGHEFFPIHFTHPAEGGGGAFNTETLNPDISYFTREWGDNVDDWYAHNSPSRVNRAWGEVPMLVQAQGYAKPDYKLTSYDVLYRTTRQHMGGCLWHSFDHQRGYHPDPFYGGIMDAFRQPKLSYYMFCSQRPVEVNEELIADSGPMVYIANAMTPFSPKDVTVYSNCEEVRLTFCKDGKQYSYRKPAIESGIPSPVITFKEVFDFMYDKQLSRGGKQADSYLLAEGLAGGKVVATHKVMPTRRPSKLLLWADDEKVNLKADGSDIMTVIAAIADDNGNIKRLNNYEVKFEIEGLGQLVANDETFTNPEPVRWGTAPVLVRASTVPGEIKVRASVVWQGKHTPVSAELVIQTYQAEHILLADKEELEQLESVARQKGMSVILNSKEQTDGNRKQQQEASRLKLKEVEKQQSDFE; from the coding sequence ATGCTGGTGATTTGCCTTTTATCACTGTATTCGTTGACATCTTATGCCGGCTATCAGCCGGCATATTCCACGGCAGGTTTTTATTCGTTGCCCAATACCGGGCGTACTGTGTTCAGCATGAATCCTGCCTGGCGTTTTCATAAAGGAAAGGTAGAGGGAGCCGAACAAAAAAACTTCGATGACAAGGCCTGGAATGTCGTATCCTTGCCTCATGGGATAGAATATCTTCCTGTTGAGGCTAGCGGATGCATTAATTATCAGGGAGAGATATGGTATCGTAAACATTTTACGCCTCAGGATGATTGGAAGGACAAGCAACTGTTTCTTCATTTCGAGGCTATTATGGGGAAGTCGAAAGTATGGGTCAATGGTAAGTTGCTGAAAGAATATTTCGGAGGTTTTTTGCCGGTGGTTGTTGATGTTACTTCCGCTCTGAACTTTGGAGAGGATAATGTGATTACGGTATGGGCGGACAACAGTGATGATCCTGCTTATCCGCCCGGCAAGACACAGGAAACACTGGATTTTACTTATTGTGGCGGAATATATCGTGACTGCTGGATGATAGTTCATAACCGTGTATTCGTGACGGATCCCAATTATGAAGATGAAGTGGCGGGAGGCGGACTGTTTGTCTCTTATGATAAAGTCTCCCGGCAATCGACTTTAGTGAATCTGGATATACACATACGCAATACTTCGGGGAAGTTTTTCAATGGAAAAGTCAGTTATGAGCTTTTTGATCGTGATAACCGGCTGGTGCTTTCGACAGAGAAACGGTTGTCTGTGAGCAACGACAGGGCGGCAAAGGTATCTTCTCGTCTGAAAGTGGAAGCTCCCCGGCTTTGGTCGCCGGACAATCCTTATCTCTATCAGTTGCATGTGTACGTGAAGGATAAAGCCGGTAATGTCGTTGATGGATATCGTCGTCGTATTGGTATCCGCAGTATAGAATTCAAAGGAAAGGACGGCTTTTGGCTGAACGGTGAACCGTATCCTTATCCACTGATTGGTGCCAACCGACATCAGGATTATGCGGTGATAGGCAATGCTCTGCCTAATAGCCTGCATTGGCGTGATGCCAAGAAATTGCGTGATGCAGGGTTGCGCGTTATCCGTAACGCGCATTATCCTCAAGATCCTGCTTTTATGGATGCTTGCGACGAGTTGGGGCTCTTTGTTATTGTCAATACTCCGGGATGGCAATTCTGGAATGATGAACCGGTCTTTGCGCAGAGAGTATATAGCGATATTCGCAACATGATCCGCCGTGACCGTAATCATCCTTGTGTGTGGATGTGGGAGCCTATTCTGAATGAAACATGGTATCCGGCTGAGTTTGCCAGGAATGTGGTCGATATATTGAATAAGGAATATCCTTATCCATACTGTTATGCGGGCTGTGATGTCACGGCACGCGGGCATGAGTTCTTCCCTATCCATTTCACTCATCCGGCGGAAGGGGGCGGGGGAGCCTTTAATACCGAAACGCTGAATCCTGACATCAGTTATTTCACCCGGGAGTGGGGAGATAATGTAGACGACTGGTATGCGCATAATTCTCCTAGTCGTGTGAATCGTGCATGGGGGGAAGTGCCGATGCTTGTGCAGGCTCAGGGATATGCTAAGCCCGATTATAAACTTACGAGCTATGATGTGTTGTATAGAACAACGAGACAGCATATGGGTGGTTGCCTCTGGCATTCTTTCGATCATCAGAGAGGGTATCATCCCGACCCGTTTTATGGGGGGATTATGGATGCGTTCCGGCAGCCTAAACTGTCTTACTATATGTTTTGTTCGCAACGTCCTGTGGAAGTAAATGAGGAATTGATCGCAGATAGCGGTCCTATGGTGTATATTGCTAATGCGATGACTCCTTTTTCTCCGAAAGACGTTACGGTATATAGTAATTGTGAAGAAGTACGCCTTACTTTTTGTAAAGACGGCAAGCAATACAGCTATCGTAAACCAGCTATTGAATCAGGAATACCTTCGCCGGTTATCACATTTAAAGAGGTCTTTGATTTTATGTATGACAAACAATTGTCGCGCGGAGGGAAACAGGCTGATTCATACCTTTTGGCAGAAGGCCTGGCAGGTGGAAAGGTGGTAGCTACTCACAAAGTGATGCCTACTCGCCGCCCGTCGAAATTATTACTTTGGGCAGATGATGAGAAGGTGAACTTAAAAGCGGACGGATCGGATATTATGACTGTGATAGCTGCCATTGCAGACGATAACGGAAACATCAAACGATTAAACAATTATGAAGTGAAGTTTGAAATAGAAGGTCTCGGACAACTCGTAGCCAATGACGAAACTTTCACTAATCCTGAACCGGTTCGTTGGGGGACTGCGCCTGTATTGGTAAGAGCTTCTACTGTTCCGGGCGAGATTAAGGTGCGTGCATCGGTCGTATGGCAAGGCAAACATACTCCGGTTTCAGCCGAACTGGTTATTCAGACTTATCAGGCGGAACATATTTTGTTGGCGGATAAAGAAGAACTGGAACAATTGGAATCAGTCGCCAGGCAGAAAGGCATGAGTGTGATTTTGAATTCCAAAGAACAGACTGACGGTAACCGGAAGCAGCAACAGGAAGCAAGCCGGCTGAAACTGAAAGAAGTTGAAAAACAACAAAGTGATTTTGAATAA
- a CDS encoding sulfatase: MKKITSLLFLCFAGSLANIHAGKRPNILLFLVDDMGWQDTSVPFWNQKTTNNETYETPNMERLARKGMKFTQAYANSISSPSRVSLFTGMNSACHRVTNWTLERNRSTDAQNENLNYPQWNVNGFCQQDKVERCTYATSLAQVLKDNGYYTIHCGKAHFAARTTPGENPLNMGFDININGGAAGAPGSYLGVNNFGNACDGRRTSVFAVPGLEEYYGKDIFLTEALTLEAIKALDKVKQEDKPFFLYMSHYAIHGPIEKDMRFYEKYKKKGLSDTDAGYAALLEGMDKSLGDLMDYLESNKLADNTIILFMSDNGGMAIEFYGLNPLYMQNAPLSSGKGAAHEGGIREPMIVYWPEVTAPRSECDKYLIIEDFYPTILEMAQIKRYHTVQHIDGVSFVPLLKGTGDSSKKRSLYWNFPNGWGKPGPGFGASCTIRKGDWKLIYYYGTQKKELFNIAEDISEKQNLAEEYPDILRRLSKELSVYLRQKKAQRPSFKDTGEPVPWPDGTL; this comes from the coding sequence ATGAAAAAAATAACTTCATTATTATTCCTGTGTTTTGCAGGAAGCTTAGCTAATATACACGCCGGGAAGCGACCGAATATTTTATTGTTTTTGGTAGACGATATGGGCTGGCAGGATACTTCCGTACCCTTTTGGAATCAAAAAACGACTAATAATGAAACTTATGAGACTCCTAACATGGAGCGTCTTGCCCGCAAGGGGATGAAGTTCACGCAAGCATATGCCAACAGTATCAGTTCTCCCAGTCGTGTCAGTTTGTTTACGGGCATGAACAGTGCCTGCCATCGGGTCACTAACTGGACACTGGAACGTAATAGATCTACTGACGCACAGAATGAGAATCTCAATTACCCTCAATGGAATGTAAACGGATTCTGTCAACAAGATAAAGTAGAGCGTTGCACATATGCAACGTCATTAGCGCAGGTATTAAAAGACAATGGGTATTATACTATACATTGCGGTAAAGCGCATTTTGCCGCACGCACTACACCGGGGGAGAATCCTTTGAATATGGGATTTGATATAAATATTAATGGCGGTGCAGCCGGTGCGCCGGGTTCGTATCTGGGAGTGAATAATTTCGGGAATGCCTGTGACGGGCGTAGGACGAGTGTATTTGCCGTTCCCGGACTTGAAGAATATTATGGAAAAGATATTTTCCTGACAGAAGCGCTGACTTTGGAAGCGATAAAAGCGCTTGATAAAGTAAAACAGGAAGATAAACCGTTTTTCTTGTATATGTCACATTATGCCATTCATGGACCGATAGAAAAGGATATGAGGTTTTATGAAAAGTATAAGAAAAAAGGCTTGTCGGATACAGATGCTGGTTATGCGGCACTTCTTGAGGGGATGGACAAAAGTCTGGGTGACTTGATGGATTATCTGGAAAGTAATAAGTTGGCGGATAATACAATCATCCTTTTTATGTCGGATAATGGTGGCATGGCAATCGAATTTTACGGGTTAAACCCACTTTATATGCAGAACGCACCCCTCAGTAGTGGAAAAGGGGCGGCACATGAAGGCGGAATTCGCGAACCGATGATTGTGTACTGGCCGGAGGTTACTGCTCCTCGTTCGGAATGTGACAAATATCTGATTATTGAGGATTTCTATCCTACTATTCTTGAAATGGCTCAAATCAAACGCTATCATACCGTGCAGCATATAGACGGTGTCAGCTTTGTTCCTTTACTGAAAGGTACGGGTGATTCTTCAAAAAAACGTTCTCTTTATTGGAACTTCCCTAATGGATGGGGAAAGCCGGGACCGGGCTTCGGAGCCAGTTGTACGATTCGCAAGGGAGACTGGAAATTGATTTATTACTACGGCACGCAAAAGAAGGAACTGTTTAATATCGCGGAAGACATTTCGGAAAAACAGAATCTTGCGGAAGAATATCCGGATATATTAAGGAGATTATCTAAGGAATTAAGTGTATATTTACGGCAAAAGAAAGCCCAGCGTCCCTCGTTCAAAGATACGGGAGAGCCTGTTCCCTGGCCGGATGGGACTTTATAA
- a CDS encoding RagB/SusD family nutrient uptake outer membrane protein — protein sequence MKKIFQYLFLLTGGSLIFSSCNDFLDREPLDSVTPDNFFFTENDLAAYAVKHYNFTTHSGFNAGIWKNDNATDNQAATDYDNKWIPGQWKVKEAFDNPASNDPWHFAAIREANYFLETVVPRFEKGEIEGTEANIKHYIGEMYFLRAKNYLSKLEAFGDFPIIKTTLPDEAEPLTAASKREPRYKVARFILEDLDRAIGLLTNNISGGKNRITKNAALLLKSRAALLEASWLTYHRGTALVPGGPGWPGKAEDLEGFNIDTEIAFFLKEAKAAAKEVIGNAALVQNTAKDCMDETVKTDDDKYKMSNPYFAQFSANSLEGYSEILLWRSYNLLEYKVVHSAPAYIRFGGNTGFTRQFVESFLCRDGKPIYATSQYKGDESLLDVRKNRDLRLQLFMMTPSETLSPIIMNGAPDLLPDVPQLLEINEKRCVTGYQVRKGLSDNWYRDGNTAIEGCPVYRVAEAYLNYIEADCIEHNGTSIGSEAAGYWGDLRERAGLPRDYTVTVDNTDLARELDWAVYSGGKQVSPLLYNIRRERRCELVAEGLRMMDLKRWRALDKVQHFVIEGVNLWESDLKDKYMKDGKNLLVQEGTEGQTSNVSSYANSGKYLCPYRAVKTNNLMYDAGYSWCEAHYLNPIAITHFRITASNPNDLSTSIIYQNPGWPTVANEGPLGIK from the coding sequence ATGAAAAAGATATTTCAATATTTATTTTTGCTGACGGGGGGAAGCCTTATATTCTCTTCTTGCAACGATTTTTTGGATAGGGAACCTTTGGATAGCGTAACCCCGGACAACTTTTTCTTTACTGAAAATGACTTGGCCGCTTATGCCGTAAAGCATTACAACTTCACTACCCACAGCGGATTCAATGCCGGAATTTGGAAAAATGATAACGCGACTGATAATCAGGCTGCCACTGACTATGATAACAAGTGGATTCCCGGTCAATGGAAGGTGAAAGAGGCTTTTGATAATCCTGCATCGAACGACCCGTGGCATTTTGCTGCTATTCGTGAAGCGAATTATTTCCTCGAAACGGTAGTACCGCGTTTTGAGAAAGGGGAAATAGAGGGTACGGAAGCAAACATCAAGCATTATATCGGTGAAATGTATTTCTTGCGTGCCAAGAACTACTTGTCGAAACTGGAGGCTTTCGGTGACTTCCCGATTATAAAGACTACATTGCCGGACGAAGCCGAGCCTTTGACGGCGGCTAGCAAACGGGAACCCCGCTATAAAGTGGCACGCTTTATTTTGGAAGACTTGGACCGGGCTATCGGCTTGCTTACCAATAACATATCCGGAGGCAAGAACCGTATCACAAAAAATGCCGCCCTGTTATTGAAATCGAGAGCTGCTTTGCTGGAAGCTTCCTGGCTGACTTATCACAGAGGTACGGCTTTAGTTCCCGGTGGACCGGGATGGCCGGGAAAGGCGGAAGATCTTGAGGGCTTCAATATTGACACGGAAATTGCATTTTTTCTGAAAGAGGCTAAAGCGGCAGCCAAAGAAGTGATTGGCAACGCGGCTTTGGTACAGAATACGGCAAAAGATTGCATGGATGAAACAGTTAAAACAGACGATGATAAATATAAAATGAGCAACCCCTATTTTGCTCAATTCTCAGCAAATAGTTTGGAAGGATATTCGGAGATATTGTTGTGGCGCTCTTATAATCTGCTGGAATATAAGGTGGTACATTCGGCTCCTGCCTATATCCGTTTTGGAGGAAATACAGGTTTTACCCGTCAGTTTGTTGAGAGCTTTCTCTGCCGTGACGGTAAGCCGATTTATGCGACCAGCCAGTACAAAGGTGACGAGTCTTTATTGGATGTCCGCAAAAACAGGGATTTGCGTTTGCAATTGTTTATGATGACACCAAGTGAAACTCTTAGTCCTATTATAATGAATGGTGCTCCTGATTTGCTTCCGGATGTTCCGCAACTTCTGGAAATAAACGAGAAGAGGTGTGTAACGGGCTATCAGGTTCGTAAAGGGCTCTCCGATAATTGGTATCGGGATGGTAATACGGCGATTGAAGGTTGTCCGGTATATCGTGTGGCTGAGGCTTATCTCAATTATATTGAGGCAGACTGCATAGAGCATAATGGAACGTCCATTGGTTCGGAAGCTGCGGGCTATTGGGGTGATCTTCGTGAAAGAGCAGGATTGCCGAGAGATTATACTGTGACGGTGGATAATACCGATCTCGCCCGGGAACTAGATTGGGCGGTATATTCGGGTGGCAAACAAGTTTCTCCATTATTATATAATATCCGTCGTGAACGGCGTTGCGAATTGGTGGCTGAAGGCTTGCGAATGATGGATTTGAAACGCTGGAGAGCATTGGATAAGGTACAGCACTTTGTGATTGAGGGAGTTAACCTGTGGGAATCCGACTTGAAGGATAAGTACATGAAGGACGGAAAGAATCTTTTGGTACAGGAGGGAACGGAAGGACAGACGTCCAATGTGTCGAGCTATGCCAATAGCGGCAAGTATCTATGCCCTTACCGTGCAGTGAAAACAAACAATCTTATGTATGACGCCGGATATTCATGGTGTGAAGCACATTATCTGAATCCTATTGCTATCACGCACTTCAGAATTACCGCTTCCAATCCCAATGATTTGAGTACTTCTATTATTTATCAGAATCCGGGATGGCCTACGGTAGCCAACGAAGGACCGCTTGGGATAAAATAA
- a CDS encoding TonB-dependent receptor encodes MKKNNYVQQLWVDNPVFALWRKIPLSMRLLFAFCFCFVGLLCANDSYAQRTMINVKAQNLTVKEVLSQIEAQSDFSFFYNDSHVDLNRRVSVLTERNNIFNILNEVFKNTNVKYVVHNKKIILSTEIPEVSSVKQTTVQIKGKVSDMFGDPVIGATVMEDGTQNGTITDLDGNFILNVASSNATVTVSYVGYISQTAKVHTGKPLLITLKEDTKSLDEIVVVGFGTQKKVNLTGSVSTVNAEDLLSRPVSNVSQALQGLVPGMNFSYASDGNGGEIGADMKVNIRGAGTIGDGSNASPLILIDGMEGNMNMLNPNDIESISVLKDAAASSIYGSRAPFGVVLITTKKGKAGKVNVNYNNSFRWSEAINLPEVADSYTYAKYFNKMQLNDGKTAVQFDDTRLQAIKDYASGVITTTTQPNRNTPTIWDWIGNTDTDWYDVVFGGTAFSQEHSLSVSGGTEKIQYYFSGNYMGQEGMVAIRRDKLQRYSVTSKINAQLYPWLSMNYNMKYMRKDYTKPTAMTDNTLYHNIAKRWPLEPTVDPNGYPMGNTIIRPILYGGDSDSQTDWLYQQFQVVIEPIKDWKIFGEINYKVVDAFSHTDYLKVPQMNVAGEPYSGDTWKTSKVTEGAERTNYFNANVYSEYSRTFVEAHHLKAMVGFQAETNKWRQLQASKLDLISESVPNINAATGESTIDKSKLNHWATAGFFGRLNYDYKERYLFEMNLRYDGTSRFARDKRWNLFPSFSAGWNVAREAFMEPCSNIINTLKIRGSWGELGNQNTENLYPYIQLMKFIAQDPDSHWLINDARPNTANAPDLISALLGWETMRSWNIGFDLGMLNNRLTVSFDWFNRKTINMVGPAPELPVTLGANVPKMNNADMQSTGFELDLGWRDNIRDFNYGVHLLLSDDRQKILKYPNTTGKIDTWYVGKYNGDIWGFETIGIAKSQEEMDAHLASLPEGGQDAMGSKWGAGDIMYRDLNGDGKISEGATLDDPGDKKIIGNSSPRLKFGLDLNASWKGFDVRLFFQGVAKRDAWLNDNMFWGATGGIWSSACFTSHLDFFREEADDFWSANKDAYFPRILVDNYAKNQKVQTGYLQNAAYVRLKNLQIGYTIPAHITRKIGVSNLRVFFSGENLFTLTGLPDGFDPETINTGYGAKDGSSKSGKTYPLSRTFSTGFSVNF; translated from the coding sequence ATGAAGAAAAACAACTATGTCCAACAATTATGGGTGGATAATCCCGTTTTTGCCCTTTGGAGAAAAATTCCTTTATCTATGAGACTATTATTTGCATTTTGTTTTTGTTTCGTTGGACTCTTATGCGCTAACGATAGCTATGCCCAACGTACTATGATTAATGTGAAAGCACAAAACCTGACTGTAAAAGAGGTGCTCTCCCAAATTGAAGCACAATCTGATTTTAGTTTTTTCTACAATGACAGCCATGTTGACTTGAATCGCCGGGTATCGGTATTAACTGAGCGTAACAATATATTTAACATCTTAAATGAGGTATTCAAGAATACCAACGTCAAATACGTCGTTCATAACAAGAAGATTATACTGTCTACCGAAATTCCCGAAGTATCTTCCGTAAAACAGACCACCGTACAGATAAAGGGAAAAGTATCGGATATGTTCGGCGATCCGGTCATCGGTGCCACGGTCATGGAAGACGGCACTCAGAATGGTACAATCACAGACCTGGACGGAAATTTCATTCTGAACGTTGCGTCATCCAATGCGACAGTCACAGTTTCTTATGTGGGCTATATTTCGCAGACCGCAAAGGTGCATACGGGAAAACCTCTCTTGATAACCTTGAAAGAAGATACCAAATCACTCGACGAGATTGTAGTCGTAGGTTTTGGTACACAGAAAAAGGTAAACCTTACCGGTTCGGTATCTACGGTAAATGCCGAGGATTTATTGTCGCGTCCGGTTTCCAACGTAAGCCAGGCTTTGCAGGGGTTGGTGCCGGGAATGAACTTCTCTTATGCTTCCGACGGCAATGGCGGTGAAATCGGTGCGGACATGAAAGTCAATATTCGTGGAGCAGGTACGATTGGCGACGGTTCCAATGCTTCTCCGTTGATTTTGATAGACGGCATGGAAGGAAATATGAATATGCTGAATCCGAATGATATTGAAAGCATATCTGTGCTGAAGGATGCGGCAGCTTCCTCTATCTACGGTTCGCGCGCGCCGTTCGGTGTGGTGCTGATTACGACTAAGAAAGGAAAAGCGGGAAAAGTGAATGTGAATTATAATAATAGTTTCCGTTGGTCGGAGGCTATCAATCTTCCGGAAGTGGCGGATTCCTACACTTATGCCAAGTACTTCAATAAAATGCAGTTGAATGATGGCAAAACGGCGGTGCAGTTTGATGACACCCGTCTTCAGGCCATCAAGGACTATGCGTCGGGAGTGATTACCACTACCACCCAGCCTAATAGAAATACCCCTACCATTTGGGACTGGATAGGCAATACGGACACAGACTGGTATGATGTAGTCTTCGGGGGAACTGCGTTCTCGCAAGAACATTCTCTCAGTGTGAGTGGCGGAACGGAAAAAATCCAGTATTATTTTTCGGGCAACTACATGGGGCAGGAAGGAATGGTGGCTATCCGTCGGGATAAGTTGCAACGTTATTCGGTGACGAGCAAAATTAATGCGCAGCTTTATCCTTGGTTAAGCATGAACTACAACATGAAGTACATGAGAAAAGACTATACCAAGCCCACGGCAATGACTGACAATACCCTTTATCACAATATAGCCAAACGATGGCCGCTGGAGCCGACAGTAGACCCTAACGGTTACCCGATGGGGAATACCATCATCCGGCCTATTCTTTACGGTGGCGACAGTGATTCGCAGACCGACTGGCTGTATCAGCAATTCCAAGTGGTGATAGAACCGATCAAAGACTGGAAAATCTTTGGAGAAATCAATTATAAGGTGGTAGATGCTTTCTCGCATACCGATTATCTGAAGGTGCCGCAGATGAACGTAGCCGGCGAACCCTATTCCGGCGACACATGGAAAACATCAAAGGTCACCGAAGGTGCCGAACGTACCAATTATTTCAACGCTAATGTCTACAGTGAATATAGCCGGACGTTTGTTGAGGCGCATCATCTGAAAGCGATGGTCGGCTTTCAGGCGGAAACGAATAAATGGCGGCAGTTGCAGGCGTCAAAGCTGGACTTGATTTCAGAGTCAGTACCTAACATTAATGCCGCTACGGGAGAGTCTACGATTGATAAGTCCAAACTGAATCATTGGGCGACAGCCGGATTTTTCGGCCGGCTTAATTATGACTATAAAGAACGCTACCTGTTTGAGATGAATCTCCGTTATGACGGAACTTCTCGTTTTGCAAGAGATAAACGCTGGAACCTGTTCCCGTCTTTCTCTGCCGGATGGAACGTGGCACGCGAGGCTTTTATGGAACCTTGCAGCAACATCATCAATACGTTGAAGATTCGCGGTTCATGGGGTGAATTAGGAAACCAGAATACGGAAAACCTTTATCCGTATATCCAGTTGATGAAGTTTATTGCCCAAGACCCTGACTCCCATTGGTTGATTAATGACGCACGTCCCAACACAGCGAATGCGCCCGATTTGATTTCTGCATTGCTCGGCTGGGAAACCATGCGGTCATGGAATATCGGTTTTGACCTCGGAATGTTGAACAACCGCCTGACGGTAAGTTTCGACTGGTTCAACCGGAAGACTATTAATATGGTGGGACCGGCTCCCGAACTTCCCGTTACTTTAGGTGCGAATGTTCCCAAAATGAATAATGCGGATATGCAGTCTACCGGTTTTGAACTGGATTTGGGATGGAGAGACAACATCCGGGATTTTAATTACGGAGTGCACCTGCTGCTTTCGGACGACCGTCAGAAAATCTTGAAATATCCCAATACGACCGGCAAAATAGATACGTGGTACGTAGGCAAATATAATGGTGATATATGGGGATTCGAAACAATCGGCATTGCCAAGAGCCAGGAAGAAATGGACGCGCATCTCGCTTCACTGCCCGAAGGCGGTCAGGATGCGATGGGCAGCAAATGGGGAGCAGGTGACATCATGTATCGTGATTTGAACGGTGACGGCAAAATTTCCGAAGGAGCCACTCTTGATGACCCGGGCGATAAAAAAATTATTGGTAATAGCTCTCCGCGACTCAAGTTCGGTTTGGACTTGAACGCATCCTGGAAAGGTTTCGACGTACGCTTATTCTTCCAGGGAGTGGCAAAACGTGACGCATGGTTGAACGATAATATGTTCTGGGGAGCTACAGGTGGTATATGGTCATCAGCTTGTTTTACTTCCCATCTTGATTTCTTCCGCGAAGAAGCGGATGATTTCTGGAGTGCTAACAAGGATGCTTATTTCCCGCGTATATTGGTCGACAATTACGCCAAGAACCAGAAAGTGCAAACCGGCTACCTTCAGAATGCCGCCTATGTACGCTTGAAGAATTTGCAGATTGGATATACCATCCCTGCTCATATCACCCGGAAAATAGGTGTTTCCAATCTGAGAGTCTTTTTCTCAGGAGAGAATCTGTTCACCCTGACAGGCTTGCCCGACGGATTTGATCCGGAAACGATTAATACCGGATACGGAGCGAAGGATGGTTCGAGCAAGTCAGGAAAGACTTATCCGCTGTCTCGTACTTTCTCTACAGGATTTAGTGTTAACTTTTAA
- a CDS encoding FecR family protein: MKMEEINIEDLLIRYYDGEATADEVQEIEAWIEVSDENRQRAAEVYTLLLAVDTKNTIDAMDMEKELSTVKMKMKTAGHPVAWWKWMQRAAAVMFIPMAITILLLLNQSGPASSVYVQMLEVETQPGVVTSFRLPDSTLVYLNSASTLRYPSIFTGDTREVSLSGEAYFDVTKDPDHRFIVSTSQNSKVEVLGTRFNLEVFDDMEDVVTTLVEGKVEFKYHKAGSEQKMTMKPGQKTVYNKKSGEIQVKTTSGESELSWKDMKVIFDRTFLKDALHMLEKRYNVEFIVKTAKYDKYTFTGTFTDQYVDEILENFKISSRIRWRNVEKEDRNQGKRLIEIY; this comes from the coding sequence ATGAAAATGGAAGAAATAAACATAGAAGATTTGCTTATCAGATATTATGATGGCGAAGCAACGGCAGACGAGGTGCAGGAGATAGAAGCGTGGATAGAGGTGTCGGACGAGAACAGGCAGAGAGCAGCAGAAGTGTACACGTTGCTTCTTGCGGTCGATACCAAGAACACTATTGACGCTATGGACATGGAAAAAGAACTGTCGACGGTAAAGATGAAGATGAAAACGGCCGGACACCCGGTTGCCTGGTGGAAATGGATGCAGCGTGCCGCAGCAGTCATGTTCATACCGATGGCTATTACTATTCTCTTGTTGCTGAATCAATCCGGCCCCGCTTCTTCTGTCTACGTCCAAATGCTTGAAGTAGAGACTCAGCCGGGCGTGGTCACTTCTTTCAGGCTGCCGGACAGTACGCTGGTATATTTGAACTCGGCTTCCACGTTGCGCTACCCTTCCATTTTCACCGGTGATACCCGTGAGGTAAGTCTGAGCGGCGAAGCCTATTTTGATGTGACGAAAGATCCCGACCATAGATTCATAGTCTCTACTTCCCAAAATTCAAAAGTAGAAGTTCTGGGTACACGCTTTAACCTGGAAGTGTTCGACGATATGGAAGATGTGGTAACGACATTGGTAGAAGGCAAGGTAGAATTCAAATACCATAAAGCGGGCAGTGAACAGAAGATGACAATGAAGCCGGGACAGAAAACGGTTTATAACAAGAAGAGTGGAGAGATACAGGTAAAGACCACCAGTGGAGAATCGGAATTGTCCTGGAAAGATATGAAAGTGATTTTCGACCGTACCTTTTTGAAGGATGCATTGCACATGCTGGAAAAGCGGTATAATGTAGAGTTTATAGTGAAAACCGCCAAATATGACAAATATACATTCACCGGAACATTTACGGATCAGTATGTAGATGAAATATTGGAGAACTTTAAGATATCGTCACGTATCCGTTGGCGGAACGTCGAGAAAGAAGACCGAAATCAAGGAAAGAGGCTAATAGAGATATATTAG